One window of Eisenibacter elegans DSM 3317 genomic DNA carries:
- a CDS encoding M48 family metalloprotease: MKLMRMRWHLLGMAFLALSLTTCTKDGRINVFSVQDDINLGQQVRAEIAADPQNYPILPESQYPEAYRYLRGLRDKVLRSNAVDYRGRFEYQVFIINDDNVLNAFATPGGYLYFYTGLIKYLETEDELAGVMGHEIAHSDRRHSTTNLTRVYGVSLMLDVVFGRNTGLLGNIAKQLAGTAAGLSFGRGAEREADEYSVIYLSQTEYQCNGAAGFFEKMLAAQGGGNSAPPRWLSTHPPSDERVRDINTKAQSISCSVSPSGINYQAFKNMLP, from the coding sequence ATGAAGCTTATGCGTATGCGCTGGCATTTGTTGGGTATGGCCTTTTTGGCGCTCAGCCTGACTACCTGTACCAAAGACGGGCGGATCAATGTGTTCTCCGTACAAGACGACATCAACCTAGGGCAGCAAGTGCGGGCCGAAATCGCTGCTGACCCTCAGAACTACCCCATTCTCCCCGAAAGCCAATATCCCGAAGCTTACCGATACCTGCGCGGCCTGCGCGACAAGGTGCTGCGTAGCAATGCTGTAGATTATCGTGGCCGCTTTGAGTACCAGGTCTTTATCATCAATGATGACAACGTGCTCAACGCCTTTGCTACCCCGGGCGGGTATCTCTATTTTTATACAGGCCTTATCAAGTACCTTGAGACAGAAGACGAGCTGGCCGGTGTAATGGGGCATGAGATAGCCCACTCCGACCGCCGCCACTCCACCACCAACCTCACCCGTGTGTATGGTGTATCGCTGATGCTCGATGTGGTTTTTGGCCGCAACACAGGCCTGTTGGGCAATATCGCCAAGCAGTTGGCCGGCACGGCAGCCGGGCTGAGCTTTGGCCGTGGGGCTGAGCGCGAAGCCGACGAATACTCGGTCATCTACCTCTCCCAAACGGAGTACCAATGTAATGGTGCCGCCGGATTTTTTGAAAAAATGCTCGCCGCACAAGGTGGCGGCAATAGCGCCCCCCCACGCTGGCTCAGCACACACCCCCCCTCTGATGAGCGCGTACGCGATATCAATACCAAGGCGCAAAGTATCAGCTGTAGTGTAAGCCCAAGCGGTATCAACTACCAAGCATTCAAAAATATGTTGCCGTAA
- a CDS encoding DUF2490 domain-containing protein, with product MKYLMRQSLVILASIFLWQAAQAQDQSVINEPNSGLWIGVYNKLRMTKKIYYYSETHLRFRNSLDNNMSFVGRMGQIYNRHGVNFLFNKHFEFTIGPTLVFNYTPEPGNPDFEKVVLEPRVWHQWLFIMPYMGRVKLYHQFRFEHRFKRDNNVGAPFQYTDRYRYKIFAYIPLNKPTLGNKTLFIAPSAEIFLHSGKSIVANPMEDFRVYTGLGYILNNNVTFFGGHMWTLGQGRNPAGFQYGQNHIIRLNVFLTFDLRKRTKRIDEIRLTD from the coding sequence ATGAAATATTTAATGCGACAAAGCCTAGTAATATTGGCTTCAATATTTTTGTGGCAAGCAGCACAAGCCCAAGATCAGAGCGTTATCAATGAACCCAACTCTGGACTTTGGATAGGTGTTTATAATAAGCTACGAATGACGAAAAAGATATACTATTATTCCGAGACACACCTACGCTTCAGAAATAGCCTTGATAATAATATGAGCTTTGTAGGTCGTATGGGGCAAATTTATAACCGTCACGGAGTCAATTTTCTTTTTAATAAACATTTTGAATTTACCATCGGGCCGACCTTGGTCTTCAACTATACGCCCGAGCCAGGCAACCCTGATTTCGAAAAAGTAGTACTAGAGCCACGTGTGTGGCATCAATGGTTGTTTATTATGCCTTATATGGGGCGGGTAAAGCTCTACCACCAATTCCGCTTCGAACACCGTTTCAAGCGTGATAACAATGTCGGTGCACCCTTTCAATACACCGATCGCTATCGCTACAAAATCTTTGCCTATATCCCACTCAACAAACCTACCCTTGGCAACAAAACGCTCTTCATCGCCCCTAGCGCCGAAATATTCTTACACAGTGGCAAGTCTATCGTTGCCAACCCTATGGAAGACTTTCGTGTATATACAGGTCTAGGGTATATCCTCAACAACAATGTAACCTTTTTTGGCGGCCATATGTGGACACTTGGGCAAGGCCGGAACCCCGCCGGTTTTCAGTACGGTCAAAATCATATCATCCGCCTCAATGTCTTCCTGACCTTTGATTTGCGCAAACGTACCAAACGTATTGATGAAATCCGTTTGACAGACTAG
- a CDS encoding CAP domain-containing protein, with translation MLKKNLLLCCLLLALVAACNPKGENIEPDDATNVQKIAGNELDPNLMLSLVNRYRREGCTCGNEVRPPVAPLTWNRQLEEAAYLHTKDMRDNSYFSHTSQDGTTFGARITRTGYQHNGTGENIANGQRSEEAVVEAWIKSAGHCRNIMNGNFTELGAARVGNYWTQVFARPR, from the coding sequence ATGTTGAAGAAGAATCTTCTCTTGTGTTGTCTGCTCTTGGCCCTTGTAGCCGCCTGTAACCCTAAGGGAGAAAACATTGAGCCGGATGATGCAACCAATGTCCAAAAAATTGCGGGCAATGAGCTTGATCCCAATCTGATGCTTTCGCTCGTCAACCGATACCGCCGTGAAGGATGTACTTGTGGAAATGAAGTAAGGCCACCAGTAGCGCCGCTTACTTGGAATCGACAGCTTGAGGAAGCGGCATACTTGCATACCAAGGATATGCGCGACAATAGTTACTTCAGCCATACCAGCCAAGACGGTACTACGTTTGGAGCGCGTATCACACGTACGGGCTATCAGCATAACGGAACCGGCGAAAATATAGCCAATGGCCAACGCAGCGAGGAGGCCGTGGTAGAGGCTTGGATTAAAAGCGCAGGGCACTGCCGTAATATTATGAATGGTAACTTTACCGAACTCGGAGCTGCGCGTGTAGGTAACTATTGGACGCAGGTATTCGCCCGCCCACGATAA
- a CDS encoding aspartate aminotransferase family protein, producing the protein MQLFDVYPLYDITPVRAQGAYLWDEHGQRYLDLYGGHAVISIGHTHSHYVQRLTAQLEQLGFYSNAVQNPLQIQLAEHLGRLSGYDDYALFLCSSGAEANENALKLASFHTQKPKVVAFKQAFHGRTSAAVAATDNPKIVAPINAVHDTHFAPWGDEAYITDYLAQHNDVAAVIIEGIQGVGGIHIPGLAFLQALRRLCTQHGIVLILDEIQSGYGRSGRFFAHQYADIRPDLITVAKGMGNGFPVAGVLIAPHIKPWHGMLGTTFGGNHLACVAGLAVLEVIEQEQLIDKAAALGQSWMQALAALPGIAELRGLGLMIGLELVHPVAPVRKRLLEEFHIFTGVSGSHTLRLLPPLNVPEEATTYFVEALGACLSA; encoded by the coding sequence ATGCAGCTCTTTGACGTATACCCACTTTATGACATCACCCCGGTTCGTGCGCAAGGCGCATACCTTTGGGACGAGCACGGCCAGCGCTATCTTGACCTCTACGGGGGGCACGCCGTCATCTCTATCGGCCATACCCACTCACATTATGTGCAGCGCTTGACAGCACAGCTAGAACAGTTGGGTTTTTACTCCAATGCAGTACAAAATCCTCTTCAGATTCAGTTGGCCGAGCACTTGGGCCGCCTATCGGGTTATGATGACTACGCCCTGTTCTTGTGTAGCTCGGGCGCTGAGGCCAATGAAAATGCCCTCAAACTGGCTTCTTTTCATACCCAAAAACCGAAGGTAGTGGCCTTCAAACAAGCTTTTCACGGGCGTACTTCGGCTGCCGTAGCCGCCACAGACAACCCCAAGATTGTCGCGCCAATCAATGCCGTGCACGATACCCATTTTGCTCCTTGGGGCGACGAAGCCTACATCACTGACTACCTAGCCCAACACAACGATGTGGCGGCAGTCATCATTGAAGGGATTCAGGGCGTTGGGGGGATTCACATACCCGGACTTGCTTTCTTACAGGCCTTGCGCCGCCTCTGTACCCAACACGGTATTGTGTTGATTTTGGATGAAATACAATCGGGGTATGGCCGCAGTGGACGCTTTTTTGCGCATCAATACGCCGACATACGCCCCGACCTTATCACTGTAGCCAAGGGGATGGGCAATGGGTTTCCCGTAGCCGGTGTGTTGATAGCTCCACACATCAAACCTTGGCACGGGATGTTGGGCACCACCTTTGGTGGCAATCACTTGGCCTGTGTGGCAGGGCTGGCCGTGTTGGAAGTTATCGAACAAGAGCAGCTGATTGACAAAGCCGCCGCCTTGGGGCAAAGCTGGATGCAAGCGCTTGCCGCCCTGCCGGGTATCGCTGAGCTGCGAGGCCTTGGGCTGATGATTGGCTTGGAGCTAGTCCATCCCGTAGCCCCTGTCCGCAAACGTTTGTTAGAAGAGTTTCACATTTTTACGGGTGTTTCGGGAAGCCATACCTTGCGTCTTTTGCCTCCACTCAACGTTCCAGAAGAGGCTACCACCTATTTTGTGGAGGCGCTCGGCGCGTGTTTGTCCGCCTAA
- a CDS encoding mechanosensitive ion channel family protein has product MRKAILFYIVLFWLYQSCPLLAQGNLPSRQDSIALADSIQQVLIEAKTDSIAAEAQRLQQMLDSLKTHSGVAQQREKARLDSLKQALLAQAQPVIFRKDTLFYVYEGLAGLSAAERAAQISRRIHELAHALNYNADSLHLREQDGFWEIYHLERFLLTITENDALAQNLSAKKVAETHLLVIRSAIREYLDSKTLRDRVLEVVLALLALGVIYLLFRLTNRLFRWVRQRIYSRRHQLKGFYIGNYEAVTPERLLRILLFGKDAVKWAIHLLMLYLTLPIVFGLFPATRGIAELLLSYILDPVQRIFWGFIGYIPNLFTIVIVFIVTRYTVRFIGFLSQEIENEKLVIPGFYTDWARPTYNIIRTLLYAFMFVVIFPYLPGSDSPVFQGVSVFLGILFSLGSTSAISNIVAGLVITYMRPFKIGDRVKIGDILGDVREKNLLVTRIRTIKNEEITIPNANILSGHTINYTSSSQYIIHSTVTIGYDVPWRKVHEMLIEAAKRTQAVMKDPEPFVWQTSLDDWYVSYQINACTSYAKTIPETQSELNQHIQDVFFENGVEIMSPHYQTIRDGSAVCIPPQYLPKDYSPEAFAVKIQPDAGQSAAPED; this is encoded by the coding sequence ATGAGAAAAGCCATTTTGTTTTATATCGTTTTGTTTTGGCTCTACCAAAGTTGCCCACTGCTCGCACAAGGCAACTTACCAAGCCGCCAAGATTCCATCGCCCTCGCCGACTCTATCCAACAAGTACTCATCGAGGCCAAAACTGACTCTATCGCTGCCGAGGCACAGCGGCTGCAACAAATGCTTGACTCGCTCAAGACTCATTCTGGTGTGGCTCAACAACGCGAAAAGGCAAGGCTAGATTCCCTCAAACAGGCTTTGCTCGCCCAAGCACAGCCGGTTATTTTCCGCAAAGACACGCTCTTTTATGTCTACGAAGGCTTGGCGGGGCTTTCTGCTGCCGAGCGCGCCGCCCAAATCAGCCGGCGCATACACGAGCTGGCACACGCGCTCAACTACAACGCTGACTCGCTTCACCTTCGCGAGCAAGACGGGTTTTGGGAAATATATCACCTCGAACGATTCCTGCTCACCATCACCGAAAACGATGCCTTGGCGCAAAACCTAAGTGCCAAAAAAGTAGCCGAAACGCACCTGCTGGTTATCCGTTCGGCCATCAGGGAGTACCTAGACTCCAAAACCCTGCGTGACAGAGTGCTGGAAGTCGTATTGGCTTTGCTGGCACTGGGGGTAATTTACTTACTTTTCCGGCTGACCAACCGCCTCTTCCGCTGGGTACGCCAGCGTATCTATAGCCGTAGGCATCAGCTCAAAGGTTTTTATATTGGCAACTATGAAGCTGTTACGCCAGAGCGCCTGCTCAGGATTTTGCTCTTTGGCAAAGACGCAGTCAAATGGGCCATACACCTGCTGATGTTGTACCTCACGCTACCCATCGTTTTTGGCTTGTTTCCGGCCACACGCGGCATCGCCGAGCTGCTTTTGTCTTATATCCTAGACCCTGTTCAGCGGATATTTTGGGGATTTATTGGCTATATTCCCAACTTGTTTACCATTGTGATTGTCTTCATCGTTACGCGATATACCGTGCGTTTTATTGGGTTTCTGTCGCAGGAAATCGAAAACGAAAAGCTTGTCATCCCCGGATTTTATACCGACTGGGCCAGGCCTACCTACAACATCATCCGCACCCTGCTCTACGCCTTTATGTTTGTGGTGATATTTCCCTATCTGCCAGGCTCAGACTCACCTGTTTTTCAGGGGGTTTCGGTGTTCCTTGGTATTTTATTTTCTCTGGGCTCTACTTCGGCCATCTCCAATATTGTGGCTGGCTTGGTGATTACGTATATGAGGCCCTTCAAAATAGGCGACAGGGTCAAGATAGGCGATATCTTGGGCGATGTGCGGGAGAAGAATTTGCTTGTTACGCGCATCCGCACCATCAAAAACGAAGAGATTACCATCCCCAACGCCAACATTCTCAGTGGGCATACCATCAACTATACCTCTTCTTCACAATACATTATCCATTCTACCGTAACCATCGGCTATGATGTGCCGTGGCGCAAAGTACACGAGATGCTCATTGAGGCAGCCAAACGCACACAGGCCGTAATGAAAGACCCAGAGCCTTTTGTATGGCAAACCAGCCTCGACGACTGGTACGTCAGCTACCAAATCAACGCCTGTACGAGTTATGCCAAAACCATTCCCGAAACACAATCGGAGCTAAACCAACACATTCAGGATGTCTTTTTTGAGAATGGGGTGGAGATTATGTCGCCCCACTACCAAACCATCCGCGACGGGAGCGCTGTCTGTATCCCTCCCCAATATCTGCCCAAGGACTACAGCCCCGAGGCCTTCGCCGTCAAAATACAGCCTGATGCCGGCCAAAGTGCGGCCCCTGAGGACTAA